Proteins encoded within one genomic window of Cucumis sativus cultivar 9930 chromosome 3, Cucumber_9930_V3, whole genome shotgun sequence:
- the LOC101212173 gene encoding 3-isopropylmalate dehydratase large subunit, chloroplastic codes for MAASTAAALTSTAFLTNKKDLDVAAFSSSLPFSYRRCERTVSKKICSVMTPQQSERKPSASGSVKTAMTMTEKIFAKASQKTELSPGENVWVDVDVLMTHDVCGPGSIGIFKKEFGENAKVWDREKVVIIPDHYIFTSDERANRNVDILRDFSKEQNIKYFYDIKDLSDFRVNPDYKGVCHVALAQEGHCRPGEVLLGTDSHTCTAGAFGQFASGIGNTDAGFILGTGKSLLKVPPTLRFVMDGEMPDYLLAKDLILQIIGEISVSGATYKAMEFIGTTIESLTMEERMTLCNMVVEAGGKNGVIPPDSTTFKYLEDKTTKPFEPVYSDANARFLSEYRFDVSKLEPVVAKPHSPDNRALARECKDVKIDRVYVGSCTGGKTEDFLALAKVFHAAGKKVKVPTFIVPATQKVWMDLYSIPVPGAGGKTCSQIFEEAGCDTPASPGCAACLGGPRDTYARMNEAQVCVSTTNRNFPGRMGHKEGQIYLASPYTAAASALTGYVTDPREFLQ; via the exons ATGGCTGCTTCCACCGCAGCTGCGTTGACCTCAACTGCGTTCTTAACCAACAAG AAAGATTTGGACGTTGCTGCCTTTTCGTCGTCGTTGCCGTTTTCCTATCGGAGATGTGAGAGAACTGTGTCGAAGAAAATATGTTCGGTCATGACGCCTCAACAATCGGAACGCAAGCCCAGCGCCTCTGGCTCT GTCAAAACAGCCATGACTATGACAGAAAAGATATTTGCTAAAGCTTCTCAAAAAACTGAGTTGAGCCCAGGTGAAAATGTTTGGGTTGATGTCGACGTTTTGATGACTCACGATGTTTGCGGCCCCGGTTCTAttggaatttttaaaaaggagtTCGGAGAGAACGCTAAG GTTTGGGACCGAGAAAAGGTTGTGATTATACCTGACCATTACATATTTACCAGTGATGAACGTGCTAACCGCAATGTGGACATTCTAAGAGACTtctcaaaagaacaaaatatcaaGTACTTTTATGATATTAAGGATCTTAGCGATTTTAGG GTGAACCCGGATTACAAAGGTGTTTGCCATGTTGCATTAGCTCAAGAAGGTCACTGTAGGCCTGGGGAG GTCCTGCTTGGTACAGACTCTCATACCTGTACAGCTGGTGCATTTGGTCAATTTGCCAGTGGAATTGGAAATACTGATGCAGGATTTATTTTGGGCACCGGCAAATCACTTCTTAAG GTCCCTCCAACTCTGAGGTTTGTCATGGATGGAGAAATGCCCGATTATTTACTTGCGAAGGACTTAATTTTGCAA ATTATTGGTGAAATATCAGTGTCTGGTGCAACATACAAAGCCATGGAATTTATCGGCACAACTATTGAAAGTTTAACT ATGGAAGAAAGAATGACATTGTGCAACATGGTTGTTGAAGCTGGAGGAAAGAATGGAGTTATTCCTCCTGACAGTACTACGTTCAAGTACCTTGAG GATAAGACAACCAAACCCTTTGAACCAGTTTACAGTGATGCGAATGCAAG ATTTCTTTCAGAATACAGATTTGATGTGTCAAAACTGGAGCCTGTGGTAGCTAAG CCCCATTCTCCAGATAACCGTGCTTTAGCAAGGGAATGTAAAGATGTGAAAATTGATAGAGTATATGTTGGATCTTGTACTGGGGGAAAGACAGAGGATTTTCTGGCTTTGGCTAAAGTTTTTCATGCTGCA GGAAAGAAGGTCAAAGTTCCTACATTTATTGTCCCTGCCACTCAAAAG GTTTGGATGGATTTATATAGTATCCCAGTACCTGGAGCTGGTGGCAAAACTTGCTCTCAGATATTTGAGGAAGCTGGGTGTGATACACCAGCAAGTCCTGGTTGTGCTGCTTGTTTAGGTGGCCCTAGGGATACTTATGCACGGATGAATGAAGCACAG GTTTGCGTTTCAACAACGAACAGGAACTTCCCCGGTAGAATGGGACACAAGGAGGGACAGATTTACCTTGCTTCTCCATACACAGCTGCAGCCTCAGCTTTGACCGGATATGTCACGGACCCAAGAGAGTTCTTGCAGTAG
- the LOC105435045 gene encoding SNF2 domain-containing protein CLASSY 4 has translation MVDYSLPVSKRTRLRRAMSGMEHLEQRRKRRRKSRSDSSSDNVRGKALRGKRVYDWEHSSVNRTLKKDCDDCDDCDDSDGDSLEVIDALTFGKEGGDSVTFVGSESSGLKNVKEFYSKGNADFIDLEDDVILLDEDEGFESVNSMCSFSKGKEGEEISPDKSVGGSDCLNCNGCESGGCSSKTEPTCSSDDAVDESTEFVSSSEEEFDDSSDRNYELEESDGLNSESSSSEDEKYHGSYYGEIGETWERKERTKKENLLEGGLRRKAFGLDIFVDFDEDGHKKNDEIGEQVNCIARRTRSQFGFRTRKINTNLGTVSQPFNVDEEDSDVQCDEKEVGSSSRHDSDSTTGDSCDSGSTTGDEIYKPWGWNSSKKKTQFNNQSNDDDFLSEQKDDSFLSEKKDDDTNKVGSFHVGSKLQNSRSSPETNKHNRSIDFQKVCPENGHEFRDIVRTKGRGRPRGIDVFNILIESIIADKELPSVELDHPTSQLSQMPLPLKFGLMESRLPEKSEEEKELDKLWAELDFAIRSSEIGLVDCNTVEHEDAFPSKLEQVDLCLRGDHQLILDEQIGLKCRCCSYVKLEIRNIAPSFDTNPHGKSKKKKSDLFEHVKYDGLEQDADCDAHDNPDSRSHFGQTVWDIIPGIRNSMYPHQREGFEFIWKNIAGGIYLDELREMDGLNNGSGCIVSHAPGTGKTRLTINFLQTYMKLNPTCRPMIIAPSSMLLTWEEEFLKWDVGIPFHNLNKRDFSFEENMSALKFLMQASPSGQNVDNVRVVKLFSWKKEKSILGISYRLFERLAGVRNDSKCDKVRNVLLELPDLVVFDEGHIPRNDDSLIWMALSKIKTERRIILSGTPFQNNFTEFSNTLRLVRPNFAKESNTVGDGCMDKKRGRPKNITRGKWDLLISSIGRTSELESAELKEIRALINPFVHVYRGSILQEKLPGLRKSTVILWPAELQKNFLERVQARKNSFEVEYVESLISVHPSLILKSDKGDCEFDKDMLERCRLNPELGVKLQFLLEIIRLSEALNEKVLVFSQYIEPLSFIEEHLKFHFKWTEGIELFHMDGKREIKKRQALINTFNDLTSEVRVLLASTRACSEGINLVGASRVVLLDVVWNPSVERQAICRAYRLGQRKVVYVYHLITSGTREEEKYSRQIVKDRLSQLVFSSEQNSNDVKVSSRDLDDRILEAVLQHEKFKKIFQKIIYQSKDSCMNENFGLADKE, from the exons ATGGTTGATTATAGTTTACCAGTATCGAAGAGAACGAGGTTGAGACGAGCTATGAGTGGAATGGAGCATTTGGAGcagaggaggaagaggaggaggaaaaGCAGATCGGATTCCAGCAGTGATAATGTTCGAGGTAAAGCTTTGCGTGGTAAGAGGGTTTATGATTGGGAACATTCTAGTGTTAATCGAACACTGAAGAAGGATTGTGATGATTGTGATGATTGTGATGATAGTGATGGGGATAGCTTAGAAGTAATTGATGCTCTAACATTTGGTAAAGAAGGTGGGGATTCGGTTACATTTGTAGGTTCTGAGAGTTCGGGGTTGAAGAATGTTAAAGAATTTTATTCGAAGGGGAATGCtgattttattgatttggAGGATGATGTTATTTTGTTAGATGAGGATGAGGGATTTGAATCTGTGAACTCTATGTGTTCATTTTCAAAGGGAAAAGAGGGTGAAGAGATATCTCCAGATAAGAGTGTGGGGGGAAGTGATTGTTTGAACTGTAATGGTTGTGAGAGTGGTGGTTGCTCATCCAAGACTGAGCCAACGTGTTCTTCGGATGATGCTGTAGATGAGTCCACTGAATTCGTATCCTCAAGTGAAGAGGAGTTTGACGACTCTAGTGATAGAAATTACGAATTAGAAGAATCGGACGGGTTAAATTCAGAGTCCTCTAGTTCAGAAGATGAGAAGTATCATGGAAGTTACTATGGAGAAATAGGAGAGACATGGGAGAGAAAGGAGAgaacgaaaaaagaaaatttgctTGAAGGTGGACTAAGAAGGAAAGCTTTTGGCTTAGatatatttgttgattttgacGAGGATGgacataagaaaaatgatgagaTTGGTGAACAGGTTAACTGTATTGCACGAAGAACACGTTCACAGTTTGGTTTTAGGACtaggaaaataaataccaATCTTGGAACTGTCAGTCAGCCATTCAATGTTGATGAGGAAGACTCGGATGTTCAGTGTGATGAGAAAGAAGTAGGTTCTTCATCAAGGCATGACAGTGATAGTACTACTGGTGATTCTTGTGATAGTGGTAGTACTACTGGTGATGAAATTTACAAGCCATGGGGCTGGAATAgtagtaaaaagaaaactcagtTCAACAATCAAAGTAATGATGATGATTTCTTATCTGAACAAAAAGATGATAGCTTCTTATCTgagaaaaaagatgatgatacTAACAAGGTTGGGAGTTTTCATGTGGGGAGTAAACTTCAGAACAGTAGAAGCTCACCtgaaacaaataaacacaatcGGAGCATAGATTTTCAGAAGGTTTGTCCAGAGAATGGCCATGAATTTCGTGATATTGTTAGAACAAAAGGCCGTGGTAGGCCGAGAGGTATTGATGTTTTCAATATTCTTATAGAATCCATAATTGCGGACAAAGAACTGCCTTCAGTTGAGTTAGATCATCCTACAAGTCAACTCTCCCAAATGCCTCTTCCTTTGAAGTTTGGATTGATGGAATCACGTCTTCCAGAGAAgtcagaagaagaaaaagaattggaCAAACTCTGGGCGGAACTTGACTTTGCTATCAGATCCAGCGAGATTGGGCTGGTGGATTGTAATACA GTTGAACATGAAGATGCATTTCCTTCAAAGCTTGAGCAAGTGGATCTGTGTCTTCGCGGTGATCATCAGCTCATACTTGATGAACAAATTGGACTTAAATGCAGATGCTGTTCATATGTCAAATTGGAAATCAGGAATATTGCACCTTCTTTT GATACAAATCCACATGGAAagtcaaagaagaagaaatctgACTTATTTGAGCATGTTAAATACGATGGCCTTGAACAGGATGCTGATTGTGACGCCCATGACAATCCTGATTCACGATCTCATTTTGGACAAACAGTGTGGGATATCATTCCTGGCATAAGGAATAGCATGTACCCACACCAGCGGGAAGGCTTTgaatttatttggaaaaatatagcCGGGGGGATTTATCTTGATGAGTTAAGAGAAATGGACGGCTTAAACAATGGGAGTGGATGCATTGTATCACATGCTCCTGGAACAGGAAAAACTCGTCTgacaattaattttcttcagACATACATGAAATTAAATCCTACATGTCGGCCTATGATTATTGCACCTAGCAGCATGCTCCTTACCTGGGAAGAGGAGTTTTTGAAGTGGGATGTTGGCATTCCCTTTCATAACCTGAATAAGCGAGATTTCTCTTTCGAGGAGAATATGTCAGCCCTTAAGTTTTTGATGCAAGCTTCTCCATCAGGTCAAAATGTGGACAATGTACGGGTTGTAAAACTATTTTCctggaaaaaggaaaaaagcaTCTTGGGAATTAGTTACAGATTGTTTGAAAGATTAGCTGGAGTTCGGAATGACTCTAAATGTGATAAAGTAAGGAATGTCCTATTGGAGCTCCCTGATCTTGTGGTCTTTGATGAAGGGCACATTCCACGCAACGATGATAGTCTTATTTGGATGGCTTTGTCCAAAATTAAGACAGAAAGGCGCATCATTCTCTCTGGAACTCCTTTCCAGAATAATTTTACTGAATTTTCTAATACACTTAGGCTGGTGAGGCCaaattttgcaaaagaaaGTAATACTGTAGGTGATGGATGCATGGATAAGAAGCGTGGGCGaccaaaaaatattacaagagGAAAATGGGACCTTTTGATTAGTTCCATTGGCAGAACTTCTGAGCTGGAAAGTGCGGAATTGAAAGAAATCAGGGCCTTGATCAATCCATTTGTGCATGTGTATAGGGGCAGCATACTACAAGAGAAACTCCCAGGGTTGAGGAAATCTACGGTTATATTATGGCCAGCAGAGCTGCAGAAGAATTTTCTTGAGAGAGTTCAAGCAAGGAAGAATTCTTTTGAAGTGGAATATGTTGAGTCCTTGATCTCTGTACATCCGTCCCTGATACTGAAAAGTGATAAAGGTGATTGTGAATTTGACAAGGACATGTTAGAGAGGTGTAGATTGAATCCTGAACTAGGAGTGAAACTACAGTTTCTCCTGGAAATTATACGTCTGAGTGAAGCTTTGAATGAAAAGGTTTTAGTTTTCAGCCAATATATTGAACCATTGTCCTTTATAGAAGAACATCTTaagtttcattttaaatgGACTGAAGGGATAGAGTTGTTTCATATGGATGGAAAACGTGAGATAAAGAAACGACAAGCATTAATAAATACCTTTAACGATCTAACAAGTGAAGTTAGGGTATTGCTTGCATCTACAAGGGCTTGCTCAGAAGGTATAAACCTTGTTGGGGCTTCAAGGGTAGTTTTACTTGATGTTGTATGGAATCCCTCGGTGGAAAGGCAAGCCATATGTCGGGCATATAGACTTGGTCAGAGAAAGGTTGTTTATGTCTACCATCTCATTACCTCTGGAacaagggaagaagaaaagtataGCCGACAAATAGTAAAAGATCGATTGTCTCAGTTAGTTTTTTCGTCTGAACAAAACAGTAATGACGTCAAAGTATCTTCCAGAGATCTGGATGACAGAATTTTGGAAGCTGTACTTCAACacgaaaagtttaaaaagatATTCCAAAAGATAATATACCAATCGAAGGACTCCTGCATGAACGAGAATTTTGGCTTGGCAGACAAGGAGTGA
- the LOC101211930 gene encoding 60S ribosomal protein L37a: MTKRTKKAGIVGKYGTRYGASLRKQIKKMEVSQHSKYFCEFCGKYAVKRKAVGIWGCKDCGKVKAGGAYTLNTASAVTVRSTIRRLREQTES, translated from the exons ATG ACGAAGAGAACCAAGAAGGCAGGCATTGTTGGAAAATATG GTACCCGATATGGTGCCAGTCTGAGAAAACAGATCAAGAAGATGGAAGTCAGTCAGCACAGCAAATACTTCTGTGAGTTCTGTGGAAAG TACGCAGTCAAGAGGAAGGCAGTTGGAATTTGGGGTTGCAAAGATTGTGGTAAAGTGAAAGCTGGTGGTGCCTACACTCTCAA CACTGCTAGTGCTGTGACAGTGAGAAGCACTATTAGGAGGCTGAGAGAGCAGACTGAAAGTTAA
- the LOC101211694 gene encoding casein kinase II subunit beta-1 — protein sequence MHRDRPALGGVGTGSSKLDVTPIDRKRINDALDKQLERSSPSTSRTVINGKDNKPSVPQSLLMPKPLSDQRDSRSASLSKTNCSEESETDSEESDVSGSDGDDTSWISWFCNLRGNEFFCEVDDDYIQDDFNLCGLSSQVPYYDYALDLILDVESSNGDMFTEEQNELIESAAEMLYGLIHARYILTSKGMAAMLDKFKNYDFGRCPRVYCCGQPCLPVGQSDIPRAGTVKIYCPRCEDVYYPRSKFQDIDGAYFGTTFPHLFLMTYGHHKPQKSVQSYVPRVFGFKIHKP from the exons ATGCACCGGGACCGTCCTGCGCTTGGCGGCGTCGGCACCGGCTCCTCCAAGTTGGACGTCACTCCCATCGATCGGAAGCGCATCAACGACGCTCTCGATAAACAACTTGAGCGATCCTCACCATCCACTTCTCGCACCGTCATTAACGGCAAGGATAATAAGCCCTCTGTGCCTCAGTCCTTGTTAATGCCGAAGCCTCTTTCTGATCAGAGGGACTCTCGTTCTGCCTCTCTCTCTAAGACTAACTGCTCTG AGGAATCTGAGACTGACAGTGAAGAGTCAGATGTCAGTGGATCTGATGGCGATGATACATCTTGGATTTCATGGTTCTGTAATCTGCGTGGAAACGAGTTCTTTTGTGAAGTGGATGATGACTATATACAAGATGATTTTAACCTCTGTGGGTTAAGCAGCCAAGTTCCATACTATGACTATGCTCTTGATTTGATTCTGGATGTTGAATCCTCTAATG GTGATATGTTCACAGAGGAACAGAATGAACTAATTGAATCTGCAGCTGAAATGCTTTATGGTCTAATTCATGCGAGATACATATTGACAAGCAAAGGCATGGCTGCTATG CTGGACAAATTCAAGAATTATGACTTTGGGAGATGCCCCAGAGTTTACTGCTGTGGACAGCCATGCCTTCCTGTTGGTCAATCAGACATTCCTAGAGCAGGCACCGTCAAGATATACTGTCCAAGATGTGAGGATGTTTATTATCCTCGATCGAAGTTTCAAG ACATTGATGGAGCTTATTTTGGAACTACATTTCCTCACCTCTTCCTGATGACATATGGACACCATAAGCCACAAAAATCCGTTCAGAGTTACGTTCCAAGAGTGTTTGGATTCAAGATCCACAAGCCATGA